A window of the Nycticebus coucang isolate mNycCou1 chromosome 3, mNycCou1.pri, whole genome shotgun sequence genome harbors these coding sequences:
- the OPN4 gene encoding melanopsin translates to MNLPSAPRVPPSPAQASSCVATPAPPSRWDSSQTSISSVGQLQPVSPTAAGAQAASWIPFPTVDVPDHAHYTLGTVILLVGLTGMLGNLTVIYTFCRSRGLRTPANMFVINLAVSDFLMSATQAPVFFASSLYKQWLFGETGCEFYAFCGALFGISSMITLTAIALDRYLVITRPLATVGVASKRRAALVLLGVWLYSLAWSLPPFFGWSAYVPEGLLTSCSWDYMSFTPSVRTYTMLLCCFVFFLPLLIIIYCYIFIFRAIRETGRALQTFGACKGSSESPQQRQRLQNEWKMAKITLLIILFFVLSWAPYTTVALVAFAGYAHVLTPYMNSVPAVIAKASAIHNPIIYAITHPKYRVAIAQHLPCLGLLLGVSRQHSRPHPSYRSTHHLTLSSQASELNWISGCRRQESLGSESEVGWTDMEAAATWGAALQVSGRCPYGQGLEDMEGKSPLRPQGPETKTPGKTKGLLPSLDPRM, encoded by the exons ATGAACCTTCCTTCAGCACCAAGAGTCCCACCAAGCCCAGCACAGGCATCCAGCTGTGTGgccaccccagccccacccagcagGTGGGACAGCTCTCAGACCAGCATCTCCAGCGTGGGCCAGCTGCAGCCAGTGAGCCCCACG GCAGCTGGGGCTCAGGCTGCCAGTTGGATCCCCTTCCCCACGGTTGATGTTCCAGACCACGCCCACTATACCCTGGGCACGGTGATCTTGCTGGTGGGGCTCACAGGGATGCTGGGCAATCTGACAGTCATCTACACCTTCTGCAG GAGCAGAGGCCTCCGGACACCTGCCAACATGTTCGTTATCAACCTCGCAGTCAGTGACTTCCTCATGTCCGCCACCCAGGCCCCTGTCTTCTTCGCCAGCAGCCTCTATAAGCAGTGGCTCTTCGGGGAGACAG GCTGTGAGTTCTATGCCTTCTGTGGAGCTCTTTTTGGCATCTCCTCCATGATCACCCTGACGGCTATTGCCCTGGACCGCTACCTCGTGATCACGCGCCCGCTGGCCACTGTCGGTGTGGCGTCCAAGAGGCGGGCAGCACTTGTCCTGCTGGGTGTCTGGCTCTACTCCCTGGCCTGGAGTCTGCCACCCTTCTTTGGCTGGA GCGCCTACGTGCCCGAGGGGCTGCTGACATCTTGTTCCTGGGACTACATGAGCTTCACGCCGTCTGTCCGCACCTACACAATGCTTCTCTGTTGCTTCGTGTTCTTCCTCCCCCTGCTCATCATCATCTACTGCTACATCTTCATCTTTAGGGCCATCCGAGAGACAGGACG GGCTCTCCAGACCTTCGGGGCCTGCAAGGGCAGCAGTGAGTCCCCGCAGCAACGGCAGCGGCTGCAGAATGAGTGGAAGATGGCCAAAATCACACTGCTGATCATCCTCTTCTTTGTGCTCTCCTGGGCTCCCTACACTACTGTGGCTCTGGTGGCCTTCGCTGG GTATGCACATGTCCTGACGCCCTACATGAACTCTGTGCCAGCTGTCATCGCCAAGGCCTCTGCCATCCACAACCCTATCATTTACGCCATCACCCACCCCAAGTACAG GGTAGCTATTGCCCAGCACCTCCCCTGCCTAGGGTTGCTGCTGGGCGTGTCACGCCAACACAGTCGCCCTCATCCCAGCTACCGCTCCACCCACCACTTGACCCTAAGCAGCCAGGCCTCGGAACTCAATTGGATCTCTGGATGTAGGCGCCAGGAGTCACTGGGCTCTGAGAGTGAGGTG GGCTGGACAGACATGGAGGCAGCAGCTACATGGGGGGCCGCCTTGCAAGTGAGTGGGCGGTGCCCCTACGGTCAGGGCCTGGAGGACATGGAAGGCAAGAGCCCTCTTAGGCCTCAGGGACCAGAAACCAAGACTCCAGGGAAG ACCAAGGGGCTGCTCCCCAGCCTGGACCCCAGGATGTAG